One window from the genome of Streptomyces sp. NBC_01476 encodes:
- a CDS encoding MFS transporter, protein MASETRRTHHQVTFAVLAAGVAAYALLQSLVTPVLATIAVDLHTDQNTVTWVLTAYLLSASIFTPIMGRIGDMIGKERVFVATLAALAVGSLLAALATNVTVMIVARVIQGVGGGVLPLAFGIIRDEFPQEKLNGAVGAIASLSAVGAGLGIVLAGPIVNALDYHWLFWLPMILTIAAAVAAHFFVPESPVRTEGKISWPPALLLSAWLVALLVALSEAPTWGWASGKVIGLLIAAVVLAVAWVEVERRAAAPLIDMNMMRKKAVWTNNLVALLIGVGMYAVFAFLPEFVQTPKSTGYGFGASITESGLILLPASVTMFLVGMWAGSFARRIGAKAVVIIGCLVGLVSMAILAFAHEEKGELFVATAVMGVGFGLAFSAMSSLIVSAVPPEQTGVASGMNANIRTIGGSIGAALMASIVTSGHGPGGLPKESGYTNGFAMLAGALVVAALAAMLIPAAGRTLRGGTDGEPEHAELALVPGGTVVGDAPE, encoded by the coding sequence ATGGCGTCAGAGACCCGGCGCACGCACCATCAGGTCACGTTCGCGGTGCTCGCGGCGGGCGTCGCCGCCTATGCGCTGCTGCAGTCGCTGGTCACCCCGGTGCTCGCCACCATCGCGGTGGACCTGCACACCGACCAGAACACCGTGACCTGGGTACTGACCGCCTACCTGCTCTCGGCGTCGATCTTCACGCCGATCATGGGCCGGATCGGCGACATGATCGGCAAGGAGAGGGTCTTCGTGGCGACCCTCGCCGCACTCGCCGTCGGATCCCTGCTGGCCGCGCTCGCCACCAATGTGACGGTGATGATCGTCGCCCGCGTCATCCAGGGCGTCGGCGGCGGCGTGCTCCCGCTGGCCTTCGGCATCATCCGGGACGAGTTCCCCCAAGAGAAGCTGAACGGCGCCGTCGGCGCCATCGCCTCACTGAGCGCGGTCGGCGCGGGCCTGGGCATCGTGCTGGCCGGCCCGATCGTCAACGCGCTCGACTACCACTGGCTCTTCTGGCTGCCGATGATCCTCACCATCGCCGCCGCGGTGGCCGCCCACTTCTTCGTCCCCGAGTCGCCGGTGCGGACCGAGGGGAAGATCAGCTGGCCGCCCGCTCTGCTGCTCTCGGCATGGCTGGTCGCCCTGCTGGTGGCACTGAGCGAGGCGCCGACCTGGGGCTGGGCCTCGGGCAAGGTGATCGGCCTGCTGATCGCCGCCGTCGTGCTGGCCGTCGCCTGGGTCGAGGTCGAGCGGCGAGCGGCGGCCCCGCTGATCGACATGAACATGATGCGGAAGAAGGCGGTGTGGACCAACAACCTGGTCGCGCTGCTGATCGGCGTCGGCATGTACGCCGTCTTCGCCTTCCTGCCGGAGTTCGTGCAGACGCCGAAGTCCACCGGATACGGCTTCGGCGCGAGCATCACCGAGTCCGGCCTGATCCTGCTGCCGGCCTCGGTGACGATGTTCCTGGTCGGCATGTGGGCGGGCAGCTTCGCCCGGCGGATCGGCGCCAAGGCCGTGGTGATCATCGGCTGCCTGGTCGGTCTGGTGTCGATGGCGATCCTCGCCTTCGCGCACGAGGAGAAGGGGGAGCTGTTCGTCGCCACCGCGGTCATGGGCGTCGGCTTCGGGCTCGCCTTCTCGGCGATGTCCAGTCTGATCGTCAGCGCGGTGCCGCCGGAGCAGACCGGCGTGGCCAGCGGCATGAACGCCAACATCCGTACCATCGGCGGCTCCATCGGCGCCGCCCTGATGGCCAGCATCGTCACCTCGGGCCACGGTCCGGGCGGCCTGCCCAAGGAGTCCGGCTACACCAACGGCTTCGCCATGCTGGCCGGCGCCCTGGTGGTGGCCGCGCTGGCCGCGATGCTGATCCCCGCCGCCGGCCGCACGCTGCGCGGCGGCACCGACGGCGAGCCGGAGCACGCCGAACTCGCCCTGGTACCGGGCGGAACCGTGGTGGGTGACGCCCCGGAGTAA
- a CDS encoding D-alanyl-D-alanine carboxypeptidase family protein, whose protein sequence is MTGISTRSTAAAVAALAVGCLPVVLAASAVARSGDAGAVAPAPAPATFTWAPSPQAAAATVPAPGSQADPATAAAASPQGTAVPVASPQASLPAAPAAQAHVSLAGGALLGRPGVQVLPRAGTPALPKDLSGLSWIVSDARTGQVLAAKDAHRQLPPASTLKTLFAVTVLPRFPAATTHKVTDEDLAGTGEGSSLVGVQAGRTYTVADLWRGVFLASGNDAVHVLAHMNGSVPLTVSQMQAKAKMLGADDTHVVSPDGYDMPGQVSSAYDLSLFARAGLKNPDFARYADTATSQFPGGYDAKGTFVASFGIRNTNRLLTGADGVTKYPGVIGVKNGYTTNAGNTLIAAATHGDRTLIATVMNPQSGKPQAVYKEAGALLDWGFAAAGRTTAVGTLNAAPPAAPSAGPATVPAAGKPLRAGSARPSAPPAAAWYAGGTVAIALGAALAILAVRRGRPRPARESTEKRTDR, encoded by the coding sequence ATGACCGGGATCTCCACGCGTTCGACGGCGGCCGCAGTCGCCGCTCTCGCAGTCGGCTGCCTGCCCGTTGTCCTCGCCGCGAGTGCGGTGGCCCGGTCGGGTGACGCCGGAGCCGTCGCGCCCGCCCCCGCACCCGCCACCTTCACGTGGGCGCCGTCCCCGCAGGCCGCCGCCGCGACCGTACCCGCCCCGGGCTCCCAGGCGGACCCGGCGACCGCGGCTGCCGCGTCCCCGCAGGGCACCGCCGTGCCCGTCGCGTCCCCGCAGGCGTCCCTCCCGGCCGCGCCCGCCGCGCAGGCGCACGTTTCGTTGGCGGGTGGGGCCCTGCTGGGGCGGCCGGGGGTTCAGGTGCTGCCGCGGGCGGGGACGCCCGCACTGCCGAAGGACCTCTCCGGTCTGTCGTGGATCGTGTCCGACGCCCGCACCGGCCAGGTGCTCGCCGCGAAGGACGCGCACCGGCAGCTGCCGCCCGCCTCCACCCTCAAGACGCTCTTCGCCGTCACCGTGCTGCCCCGTTTCCCGGCGGCCACCACGCACAAGGTCACCGACGAGGACCTGGCCGGCACCGGGGAGGGCAGCAGCCTGGTCGGCGTGCAGGCCGGCCGGACGTACACCGTGGCCGACCTGTGGCGCGGGGTCTTCCTCGCCTCCGGCAACGACGCCGTGCACGTCCTGGCGCACATGAACGGCTCGGTGCCGCTGACCGTCTCCCAGATGCAGGCCAAGGCGAAGATGCTCGGCGCCGACGACACCCATGTGGTCTCACCCGACGGCTACGACATGCCCGGCCAGGTCTCCTCCGCCTACGACCTGTCGCTCTTCGCCCGGGCCGGCCTGAAGAACCCGGACTTCGCCCGCTACGCCGACACCGCCACCTCCCAGTTCCCCGGCGGTTACGACGCCAAGGGCACGTTCGTGGCCTCCTTCGGCATCCGCAACACCAACCGGCTGCTCACCGGCGCCGACGGCGTCACCAAGTACCCCGGCGTCATCGGGGTGAAGAACGGCTACACCACCAACGCGGGCAACACCCTGATCGCCGCCGCCACCCACGGCGACCGCACCCTCATCGCCACCGTCATGAACCCGCAGTCCGGCAAGCCGCAAGCCGTCTACAAGGAAGCCGGCGCCCTCCTCGACTGGGGCTTCGCCGCGGCGGGCCGCACCACCGCCGTCGGCACCCTCAACGCCGCCCCGCCGGCCGCCCCGAGCGCCGGGCCGGCAACCGTCCCCGCCGCGGGCAAACCGCTGCGCGCCGGGTCCGCCCGCCCCTCCGCACCGCCCGCGGCCGCCTGGTACGCAGGCGGCACCGTGGCCATCGCCCTGGGCGCCGCGCTGGCGATCCTGGCCGTGCGCCGCGGGCGACCGCGTCCGGCGCGCGAGAGCACGGAGAAGCGGACCGACCGGTGA
- a CDS encoding alkaline phosphatase family protein, translating to MNDAPDTRQESTSLTRRRLLGSAATVGAIAAADLALPTNVRKALAQDGSGRRGRLKDVEHVVLLMQENRSFDHYYGTLSGVRGFSDPHAVRLPNGSPVWEQPDAVSPEGKLLPYRLDTRTTAAQVIPSTSHEWAVQHQAWNHGRMDSWLPAHRAADGANGPYVMGYFTREDIPFQYALADAFTVLDSYHCSVLGPTGPNRHMWMAGTVDPDGRFGGPSLTTGAPNAAYSFTTYPERLTEAGVSWKIYHQDGATGLPSLQHIAQYFNAQPGTPLHDQAMASSPLGQFEFDAKNDQLPTVSWLLPPSGFDEHPAGSPAAGATFVSSVIDAIAANPDVWAKTVFILSYDENDGMFDHVVPPTPKAGTPGEFVFKTSVTGVDGAGLPVGLGFRVPAVIVSPWTVGGWVCSELFDHTSQLRFLEKVTGVVETNISQWRRRTVGDLTSAFRFHDASRYIPSLPGTNGQYNLAQYEAAHLPMPVAPIAHQRVPHQEPGHRPQVP from the coding sequence ATGAACGACGCTCCGGACACCCGGCAGGAGTCAACGAGCCTCACCCGACGCAGACTTCTCGGTTCGGCAGCCACCGTCGGCGCCATCGCCGCCGCCGACCTCGCACTTCCCACGAACGTACGCAAGGCCCTCGCCCAGGACGGGTCGGGCCGCCGCGGCCGGCTCAAGGACGTCGAGCACGTCGTGCTCCTGATGCAGGAGAACCGCAGCTTCGACCACTACTACGGCACCCTGTCCGGTGTCCGCGGCTTCAGCGACCCGCACGCCGTCCGGCTGCCCAACGGCAGCCCCGTCTGGGAGCAGCCCGACGCGGTGAGCCCCGAGGGCAAGCTGCTCCCGTACCGACTCGACACCCGTACCACCGCCGCCCAGGTCATCCCCTCCACCAGCCACGAGTGGGCGGTGCAGCACCAGGCGTGGAACCACGGCAGGATGGACAGCTGGCTGCCCGCGCACCGCGCTGCCGACGGTGCCAATGGCCCTTACGTCATGGGCTACTTCACCCGTGAGGACATCCCCTTCCAGTACGCCCTCGCCGACGCGTTCACCGTGCTCGACTCCTACCACTGCTCGGTGCTCGGCCCGACCGGTCCGAACCGCCACATGTGGATGGCCGGCACCGTCGACCCGGACGGCCGGTTCGGCGGACCGTCCCTCACCACCGGCGCGCCCAACGCCGCCTACTCCTTCACGACGTACCCGGAGCGCCTCACCGAGGCCGGCGTGAGCTGGAAGATCTACCACCAGGACGGCGCGACCGGCCTGCCGAGCCTGCAGCACATCGCGCAGTACTTCAACGCGCAGCCCGGTACGCCCCTGCACGACCAGGCGATGGCCTCCTCGCCGCTCGGACAGTTCGAGTTCGACGCGAAGAACGACCAACTGCCCACCGTCAGCTGGCTGCTGCCGCCCAGCGGCTTCGACGAGCACCCGGCCGGTTCGCCGGCCGCCGGCGCGACCTTCGTCTCCAGCGTGATCGACGCCATCGCCGCCAACCCGGACGTCTGGGCCAAGACGGTCTTCATCCTCTCCTACGACGAGAACGACGGGATGTTCGACCACGTCGTCCCGCCCACGCCGAAGGCCGGCACACCGGGGGAGTTCGTCTTCAAGACGTCGGTCACCGGCGTCGACGGCGCCGGCCTCCCGGTGGGCCTCGGCTTCCGGGTGCCCGCGGTCATCGTCTCGCCGTGGACGGTGGGCGGCTGGGTCTGCTCCGAGCTCTTCGACCACACCTCGCAGCTCCGTTTCCTGGAGAAGGTCACCGGTGTGGTGGAGACGAACATCAGCCAGTGGCGGCGCCGCACGGTCGGTGACCTGACGTCCGCCTTCCGCTTCCACGACGCCAGCCGGTACATCCCCTCGCTGCCGGGCACCAACGGCCAGTACAACCTGGCCCAGTACGAGGCGGCCCACCTGCCGATGCCGGTCGCGCCCATCGCCCACCAGCGGGTGCCCCACCAGGAGCCGGGTCACCGCCCGCAGGTGCCGTAA
- a CDS encoding Pls/PosA family non-ribosomal peptide synthetase — translation MNASVQTGTLPDEDRPQAAAGGVGPGTDLAHFAGRAAAAPRTLLEILDATVLTHPHEPALDDGRTALGYRALAAEVGALSRRLSSAGIGAGDRVGVRVPSGTNDLYICILAVLSVGAAYVPVDAEDPDERADLVFAEAEVNAVLGAGRALTVRHVRTPRTAPRRPVPADDAWIIFTSGSTGRPKGVAVTHRNAAAFVDAEAALFLQEEPIGPGDRVMAGLSVAFDASCEEMWLAWRNGACLVPVPRSQVREGADLAPWLAEQEITVVSTVPTLAALWPAEALNEVRLLIFGGEACPPELVERLVTEGREVWNTYGPTEATVVACAALLTGEGPVRIGLPLDGWELAVVDEAGAPVPMGGSGQLIIGGAGLARYLDAAKDAEKYAPLDALGWERAYRSGDLVQAEPDGLVFLGRADEQVKLGGRRIELGEVDAALQALPGVAGAAAAVRTAKRGNPLLVGYVVTTDGWDREQAVRQLRAHLPAALVPLIAPVDVLPTRTSGKVDRAALPWPLPGTAEPAAGPGPAQRLTGTEAWLAEQWSEVLGTPVTGARDDFFAIGGSSLAAAQLTTLLRTRYPAVAVVDIYQQPTVRKLARLLDASVPEDRAARPVAPVPARAKLLQLLLLLPLFTVAGLRWTVGLLALGNVLSWSGGYAWAPTASWWLVGAGGVLLFSPPGRLALAAGGARLLLRGVRPGRYPRGGSVHLRLWTAERLAEVTGATTLSGAWLIRYGRALGARIAQDVDLHSLPPVTGMLRLGRGSAVEAEVDLSGYWLDGDRLEIGPVKVGSGAVVGTRSTLLPGARVGKRAQVAAGSSVTGQVPTGQRWSGAPAVKLGRAERRWPKQRPARRVIWAAAYGASGLGLSLLPVAAGAAAVAVAACIVPSGAGLGGAVRGALVALVPATLAFGLAYAALLAAAVRLLSVRLRPGWHPLHSRVGWQSWTVSQLMDAAREILFPLYAGLITPVWLRVLGMKVGSRAEVSTVLALPSLTTVGDGAFLADDALVAPYQLGGGWLRIGPAEIGERAFLGNSGMTAPGRAVPDRGLVGVLSATPKKAKEGRSYLGMPPVRLPRSADDGDQSRTYEPPARLVWARALVEVCRVVPVLASAALAVVTLAALVRLTGAVPLGWAAALSGVVLLGAGTAAALVSVVAKWLLVGRFRAVERPLWSGFVWRNELADTFVEVLAVPWLVGSVPGTPVMNLWLRGLGAKVGRGVWCESYWLPEADLVTLGAGVSVNRGCVLQTHLFHDRIMQMDTVVLREGATLGPGGIVLPGSEIGARSTLGPASLVMRGESIPPDTRWLGNPAEAWLGEG, via the coding sequence ATGAACGCGAGCGTGCAGACCGGCACGCTGCCGGACGAGGACCGGCCGCAGGCCGCGGCCGGCGGCGTCGGGCCCGGCACGGACCTGGCCCACTTCGCCGGACGTGCCGCCGCCGCGCCGCGGACGCTGCTGGAGATCCTGGACGCCACCGTGCTCACCCACCCGCACGAGCCGGCCCTGGACGACGGCCGCACCGCGCTCGGCTACCGGGCGCTGGCCGCCGAGGTCGGTGCGCTGAGCCGCCGGCTGTCGTCGGCCGGGATCGGCGCGGGCGACCGGGTCGGCGTCCGGGTGCCGTCGGGCACCAACGACCTCTACATCTGCATCCTGGCGGTGCTCTCGGTGGGCGCCGCCTACGTACCGGTCGACGCCGAGGACCCCGACGAGCGCGCCGACCTCGTCTTCGCGGAGGCCGAGGTCAACGCGGTCCTGGGAGCGGGCCGCGCGCTCACCGTGCGGCACGTCCGCACCCCGCGGACCGCGCCGCGCCGCCCGGTCCCCGCTGACGACGCCTGGATCATCTTCACCTCCGGATCCACCGGCCGGCCCAAGGGCGTCGCGGTCACCCACCGCAACGCGGCGGCCTTCGTCGACGCCGAGGCCGCGCTCTTCCTCCAGGAGGAGCCGATCGGCCCTGGCGACCGGGTGATGGCCGGCCTGTCGGTCGCCTTCGACGCCTCCTGCGAGGAGATGTGGCTCGCCTGGCGGAACGGCGCCTGCCTGGTGCCCGTACCCCGCTCCCAGGTGCGCGAGGGCGCCGACCTGGCGCCCTGGCTCGCCGAGCAGGAGATCACCGTGGTCTCCACCGTGCCGACCCTCGCCGCCCTGTGGCCCGCCGAGGCGCTCAACGAGGTACGCCTGCTGATCTTCGGCGGTGAGGCGTGCCCGCCGGAGCTGGTCGAGCGGCTGGTCACCGAGGGGCGGGAGGTCTGGAACACCTACGGCCCCACCGAGGCGACCGTGGTCGCCTGCGCCGCGCTGCTGACCGGCGAGGGACCGGTCCGTATCGGCCTGCCGCTGGACGGCTGGGAGCTGGCCGTGGTGGACGAGGCCGGCGCGCCCGTCCCGATGGGCGGCAGCGGCCAGCTGATCATCGGCGGCGCCGGCCTGGCCCGCTACCTGGACGCGGCCAAGGACGCCGAGAAGTACGCACCGCTCGACGCGCTCGGCTGGGAGCGCGCCTACCGCAGCGGTGACCTCGTCCAGGCCGAGCCCGACGGGCTGGTCTTCCTCGGCCGCGCCGACGAGCAGGTCAAGCTCGGCGGCCGGCGGATCGAACTCGGCGAGGTGGACGCCGCGCTGCAGGCGCTGCCCGGTGTCGCCGGCGCCGCCGCGGCGGTCAGGACCGCCAAGCGCGGCAACCCGCTCCTGGTCGGCTACGTGGTGACCACCGACGGCTGGGACCGGGAACAGGCGGTCCGGCAGCTGCGGGCCCACCTGCCCGCCGCCCTCGTGCCGTTGATCGCCCCCGTCGACGTCCTGCCGACCCGTACCTCCGGCAAGGTGGACCGCGCCGCGCTGCCCTGGCCGCTGCCCGGCACCGCGGAACCGGCCGCCGGACCCGGCCCGGCCCAGCGGCTGACCGGGACCGAGGCCTGGCTGGCCGAGCAGTGGAGCGAGGTCCTCGGTACGCCCGTCACCGGCGCCCGGGACGACTTCTTCGCCATCGGCGGCAGCAGTCTCGCCGCCGCGCAGCTCACCACGCTGCTGCGCACCCGCTACCCCGCGGTCGCCGTCGTCGACATCTACCAGCAGCCCACCGTCCGCAAGCTCGCCCGGCTGCTCGACGCCTCCGTGCCGGAGGACCGGGCGGCGCGGCCCGTCGCACCCGTCCCGGCACGCGCCAAGCTCCTCCAGCTCCTGCTGCTGCTCCCGCTCTTCACCGTGGCCGGGCTGCGCTGGACGGTCGGACTGCTCGCGCTGGGCAACGTGCTGTCCTGGTCCGGCGGCTACGCCTGGGCGCCGACCGCCTCCTGGTGGCTGGTGGGAGCCGGCGGCGTGCTCCTGTTCAGCCCGCCGGGCCGGCTCGCGCTCGCCGCCGGCGGGGCGCGGCTGCTGCTCCGCGGGGTGCGCCCGGGCCGCTACCCGCGCGGCGGGAGCGTGCATCTGCGGCTGTGGACGGCGGAGCGGCTCGCCGAGGTCACCGGGGCGACCACCCTGTCCGGGGCGTGGCTGATCCGCTACGGCCGCGCGCTGGGCGCCCGTATCGCGCAGGACGTCGACCTGCACTCCCTGCCGCCGGTCACCGGCATGCTCAGGCTCGGCCGGGGCAGCGCGGTCGAGGCCGAAGTGGATCTCTCCGGCTACTGGCTGGACGGCGACCGGCTGGAGATCGGCCCGGTGAAGGTCGGCTCCGGCGCGGTGGTCGGCACCCGCAGCACCCTGCTGCCGGGGGCCCGGGTCGGCAAGCGCGCCCAGGTCGCGGCCGGCTCCAGCGTCACAGGGCAGGTGCCGACCGGCCAGCGCTGGTCCGGCGCCCCCGCGGTGAAGCTGGGCCGGGCCGAGCGGCGCTGGCCCAAGCAGCGCCCCGCCCGCCGGGTGATCTGGGCCGCCGCCTACGGGGCGAGCGGCCTCGGACTGAGCCTGCTCCCGGTGGCCGCCGGCGCCGCCGCGGTGGCCGTCGCGGCCTGCATCGTGCCCTCCGGCGCCGGCCTCGGCGGCGCAGTCCGCGGCGCGCTCGTCGCCCTGGTGCCCGCCACTTTGGCCTTCGGCCTGGCGTACGCGGCCCTGCTCGCCGCCGCCGTCCGGCTGCTGAGCGTGCGGCTGCGCCCCGGCTGGCATCCGCTGCACAGCCGGGTCGGCTGGCAGTCGTGGACGGTGAGCCAGCTGATGGACGCGGCGCGCGAGATCCTCTTCCCGCTCTACGCCGGCCTGATCACCCCCGTCTGGCTCCGGGTGCTCGGTATGAAGGTCGGCAGCCGCGCCGAGGTCTCCACGGTGCTGGCGCTGCCCAGCCTCACCACCGTCGGCGACGGAGCCTTCCTCGCGGACGACGCGCTGGTCGCCCCGTACCAGCTGGGCGGCGGCTGGCTGCGGATCGGGCCGGCCGAGATCGGCGAACGGGCCTTCCTCGGCAACTCCGGCATGACCGCCCCGGGCCGCGCCGTCCCTGACCGCGGCCTGGTCGGAGTCCTCTCGGCCACCCCGAAGAAGGCCAAGGAGGGCCGCTCCTACCTGGGGATGCCGCCGGTCCGGCTGCCCCGCTCGGCCGACGACGGCGACCAGAGCCGTACCTACGAGCCGCCGGCCCGGCTGGTGTGGGCCCGCGCACTGGTCGAGGTGTGCCGGGTGGTGCCGGTGCTGGCCTCCGCCGCACTGGCCGTGGTCACCCTGGCGGCGCTGGTGCGGCTGACCGGCGCCGTGCCGCTCGGCTGGGCGGCGGCGCTGTCGGGCGTCGTGCTGCTGGGCGCGGGGACCGCCGCCGCGCTGGTGTCCGTGGTGGCCAAGTGGCTGCTGGTCGGGCGCTTCCGCGCGGTGGAGCGCCCGCTGTGGAGCGGCTTCGTGTGGCGCAACGAACTCGCCGACACCTTCGTCGAGGTGCTGGCGGTGCCGTGGCTGGTCGGTTCGGTGCCGGGCACCCCGGTGATGAACCTCTGGCTGCGCGGGCTCGGCGCGAAGGTCGGCCGGGGCGTGTGGTGCGAGAGTTACTGGCTGCCCGAGGCCGACCTGGTCACGCTGGGGGCCGGGGTGAGCGTCAACCGGGGCTGTGTCCTGCAGACCCACCTGTTTCACGACCGGATCATGCAGATGGATACGGTGGTCCTCCGCGAGGGTGCGACGCTCGGCCCGGGCGGCATCGTGCTGCCGGGCAGTGAGATCGGCGCCCGCAGCACGCTGGGACCGGCCTCGCTGGTGATGCGCGGGGAGTCCATCCCGCCGGACACCCGGTGGCTGGGCAATCCGGCGGAAGCCTGGCTTGGCGAAGGATGA
- a CDS encoding M1 family metallopeptidase: MSHRQPAQPAADPYFPASGDVRYRVHRYELALDYRPVSNRLKGTARLSAVAGQDPLREFALDLAPGFRLGGVLVDGRDAHYTHRAGKLRVRPAKALEPGAAFTAEVRYTGNPTPVRSPWGGLGWEELTDGALVASQPVGAPSWYPCNDRPADKASYQISVTAPSPYTVVVSGRLLARTTRASSTTWVYEQAAPTSSYLVTVSIGRYETVRLTGPAGGFDPRRPVPQRAYVPARLVPEFTVDFGRQTRMMDFFEDVFGAYPFEEYAVVVADEELDVPVEAQGLATFGTNHLGGKRHSERLIAHELAHQWFGNSVSIADWRHIWLNEGFAKYAEWLWSEHSGGPTAAAHAAAAHALLARQRQDLRLDDPGRRLMFDDRLYDRGGLTVHALRRALGEGTFFRMIKGWSVIHRHGVVTTASLAAHAQQYTSLPLDGLFAAWCRRTALPPLPPG; encoded by the coding sequence TTGAGCCACAGGCAGCCGGCGCAGCCCGCCGCGGACCCGTACTTCCCCGCCAGCGGAGACGTCCGCTACCGGGTCCACCGCTACGAACTGGCGCTGGACTACCGGCCCGTGTCGAACCGGCTCAAGGGCACCGCCCGGCTCAGCGCGGTGGCGGGCCAGGACCCGCTGCGGGAGTTCGCCCTCGACCTCGCCCCGGGGTTCCGGCTCGGCGGGGTGCTGGTCGACGGCCGCGACGCGCACTACACCCACCGGGCCGGCAAGCTGCGCGTCCGCCCGGCGAAGGCGCTGGAGCCGGGCGCCGCCTTCACCGCCGAGGTGCGGTACACCGGGAACCCCACGCCGGTCCGCAGCCCCTGGGGCGGCCTGGGCTGGGAGGAGCTGACCGACGGCGCGCTGGTGGCCAGCCAGCCGGTCGGCGCACCGTCGTGGTATCCGTGCAACGACCGACCCGCCGACAAGGCGTCCTACCAGATCTCGGTCACCGCCCCGTCCCCGTACACCGTGGTCGTCAGCGGCCGGCTGCTGGCCAGGACCACCAGGGCGAGCAGCACCACCTGGGTCTACGAGCAGGCGGCGCCCACCTCCAGCTATCTGGTGACCGTCTCCATCGGCCGCTACGAGACGGTGCGGCTCACCGGCCCGGCCGGCGGCTTCGACCCGCGCCGGCCGGTCCCGCAGCGGGCTTACGTGCCGGCCCGGCTGGTCCCCGAGTTCACCGTCGACTTCGGCCGGCAGACCCGGATGATGGACTTCTTCGAGGACGTCTTCGGGGCGTATCCCTTCGAGGAGTACGCCGTGGTGGTCGCCGACGAGGAACTCGACGTCCCGGTCGAGGCGCAGGGGCTGGCCACCTTCGGCACCAACCACCTGGGCGGCAAGCGCCATTCCGAGCGGCTGATCGCCCATGAGCTGGCCCATCAGTGGTTCGGGAACAGCGTCTCGATCGCGGACTGGCGGCACATCTGGCTCAACGAGGGCTTCGCGAAGTACGCGGAGTGGCTCTGGTCGGAGCACTCCGGGGGCCCCACGGCCGCCGCGCACGCCGCCGCCGCGCACGCCCTGCTGGCCCGGCAGCGGCAGGACCTGCGGCTCGACGACCCGGGACGGCGGCTGATGTTCGACGACCGGCTCTACGACCGCGGCGGCCTGACCGTGCACGCCCTGCGCCGCGCGCTCGGCGAGGGCACCTTCTTCCGGATGATCAAGGGCTGGAGCGTGATACACCGCCACGGGGTGGTGACCACCGCGAGCCTGGCCGCGCACGCGCAGCAGTACACCTCCCTGCCGCTCGACGGACTCTTCGCCGCCTGGTGCCGCCGCACCGCGCTGCCGCCGCTGCCACCGGGGTGA
- a CDS encoding MFS transporter translates to MLRVHDPFRRGQLAIGALFFSLGFQYATWASRLPAIKSHLGLTAAEVGLLLMATGIGAVSAFPLVATLMRKLGSRQVALGSAAGLALLLLAMSALPNYPVALLVMFCDGALVGGLNVAMNAQGAALEVAHERNAMAKLHATFSGGSLGAALLASGMNTLTSRVIVHFGVAAALLLLLVGYCVPGLLTQDQAVEKKDKSRSRWTLPSRVTLWLGAAMVFGTVTEGAMNDWSAIYMRDVAKASAEVAPLGIAVVSVMMVLARIFADGWRSRWGDGRIVRSGSALAGAGLALALLSGGVVPALIGFACVGLGIAAVTPCVYVAAARSGSDALTVVATMGTVGLLAGPPVIGFIANASGLVWGLGAVAASAVLVSVCSTRIRWTAATG, encoded by the coding sequence ATGCTGCGCGTGCACGACCCCTTCCGCCGGGGACAACTGGCCATCGGTGCCCTGTTCTTCTCGCTGGGTTTCCAGTACGCCACGTGGGCGTCGCGGCTCCCCGCGATCAAGTCGCATCTCGGCCTGACCGCCGCCGAGGTCGGCCTGCTGCTGATGGCCACCGGCATCGGGGCGGTGTCGGCCTTCCCGCTGGTGGCGACGCTGATGCGCAAGCTGGGCTCCCGGCAGGTCGCCCTCGGCTCCGCTGCGGGTCTTGCGCTGCTGCTGCTGGCGATGTCGGCGCTGCCGAACTACCCGGTGGCGCTGCTGGTCATGTTCTGCGACGGCGCTCTGGTGGGGGGCCTGAACGTCGCGATGAACGCGCAGGGGGCGGCGCTGGAGGTCGCCCACGAGCGCAACGCCATGGCCAAGCTCCATGCCACCTTCAGCGGCGGGTCGCTGGGCGCGGCGCTGCTGGCCTCCGGGATGAACACCCTGACCTCGCGGGTGATCGTGCACTTCGGGGTCGCTGCCGCGCTCCTGCTGCTGCTCGTCGGCTACTGCGTCCCCGGCCTGCTGACGCAGGACCAGGCGGTGGAGAAGAAGGACAAGAGCCGTAGCCGGTGGACCCTGCCGTCCCGGGTGACGCTCTGGCTGGGCGCCGCGATGGTCTTCGGCACGGTGACCGAGGGCGCCATGAACGACTGGTCGGCCATCTACATGAGGGACGTCGCCAAGGCGTCGGCGGAGGTGGCGCCCCTGGGGATCGCCGTCGTGTCGGTGATGATGGTGCTGGCCCGGATCTTCGCCGACGGCTGGCGCAGCCGGTGGGGCGACGGCCGGATCGTACGGTCCGGCAGCGCACTGGCCGGCGCGGGGCTGGCGCTGGCGCTGCTGAGCGGCGGTGTGGTGCCCGCGCTGATCGGTTTCGCCTGTGTCGGCCTCGGGATCGCGGCCGTGACCCCGTGCGTGTACGTGGCGGCGGCCAGGAGCGGCTCGGACGCGCTGACCGTGGTCGCCACCATGGGCACGGTGGGCCTGCTCGCCGGGCCGCCGGTCATCGGCTTCATAGCGAACGCCAGCGGGCTGGTGTGGGGCCTGGGCGCGGTCGCCGCGTCGGCGGTCCTGGTCTCGGTGTGCAGCACCCGCATCCGGTGGACGGCCGCCACCGGCTGA